From Kineosporia succinea, the proteins below share one genomic window:
- a CDS encoding sensor histidine kinase, whose translation MSSSFLQRIGIQVCVCCLSGVVFGLAVVGGAGVGTCLAVAASLAVVAAIWLVVWPRHDARRALLWGSATVSLASWALSLVSAWGGLEGQFSVMEAASLLVLVVLVSRRRSTGRPESAVLVALVLAVVAVPWREPGPHSAFYMSLVAFAAAVSVIIGWSLRESEETGERKLAAVLAAERQDIARDLHDDLAHHVTGILVMAQAAALTTGPDPAARAAFDQIERASVEALESMRRIVSVLRIDDGEVAAARRGPDWPADLEALTQRFEHTTGVKTQLTVEVGDVPPVHRQAVLRVIQEALTNVSRHARDVTRAVVRVDRDRRGLRVVVTDDGRAETGDGPRSTPRNTATGGGFGLIGLRERAKALGGKVRAGRSGGGWQVEVSLPLTPDPLETPRLGASGRPTRSGWSRRPSRHSRPARPARPARAKELSP comes from the coding sequence ATGAGCAGCTCTTTCCTGCAGCGCATCGGCATCCAGGTCTGCGTCTGCTGTCTGAGCGGTGTGGTCTTCGGGCTCGCGGTCGTCGGTGGGGCCGGGGTCGGCACCTGTCTCGCGGTGGCGGCGTCGCTCGCGGTGGTGGCGGCGATCTGGCTGGTGGTCTGGCCCCGGCACGACGCTCGCCGCGCTCTGCTGTGGGGTTCGGCCACGGTGTCGCTGGCCTCCTGGGCGCTGTCGCTGGTCTCGGCCTGGGGCGGCCTCGAGGGGCAGTTCTCGGTGATGGAGGCCGCCAGCCTGCTCGTGCTGGTCGTGCTGGTCTCGCGCCGCCGTTCCACCGGCCGTCCCGAGAGCGCCGTCCTGGTCGCGCTGGTGCTGGCCGTGGTCGCGGTGCCGTGGCGGGAACCCGGCCCGCACAGCGCGTTCTACATGTCGCTCGTGGCCTTCGCCGCCGCGGTCTCGGTGATCATCGGCTGGAGCCTGCGCGAGAGCGAGGAGACCGGTGAGCGGAAACTGGCCGCGGTGCTCGCCGCCGAACGCCAGGACATCGCCCGTGACCTGCACGACGACCTCGCCCACCACGTCACCGGCATCCTGGTGATGGCGCAGGCCGCGGCTCTGACCACCGGCCCCGACCCGGCCGCCCGCGCGGCGTTCGACCAGATCGAACGCGCGTCGGTGGAGGCTCTGGAGTCGATGCGCCGGATCGTCTCGGTGCTGCGCATCGACGACGGCGAGGTCGCCGCCGCGCGCCGCGGGCCGGACTGGCCCGCCGACCTGGAGGCCCTGACCCAGCGTTTCGAGCACACCACCGGTGTGAAGACCCAGCTCACCGTCGAGGTCGGCGACGTGCCGCCGGTGCACCGGCAGGCCGTGCTGCGGGTCATCCAGGAGGCACTCACGAACGTCAGCCGTCATGCCCGTGACGTCACCCGGGCCGTGGTGCGCGTCGACCGCGACCGGCGGGGCCTGCGCGTGGTGGTCACCGACGACGGCCGGGCCGAGACCGGTGACGGCCCCCGCAGCACGCCGCGGAACACCGCGACCGGTGGCGGGTTCGGGCTGATCGGCCTGCGGGAACGGGCCAAGGCCCTGGGTGGTAAGGTGCGCGCCGGGCGCAGCGGCGGCGGCTGGCAGGTGGAGGTCTCGCTGCCCCTGACGCCGGACCCGCTGGAGACACCGAGACTCGGGGCGTCGGGTCGGCCGACCCGGTCGGGCTGGTCGAGGCGCCCGTCGCGGCACTCCCGTCCGGCGCGCCCGGCGCGGCCCGCCCGGGCGAAAGAGCTGAGCCCGTGA
- a CDS encoding UDP-N-acetylmuramoyl-tripeptide--D-alanyl-D-alanine ligase produces MIPLSLEHIAVATGGRLLDADPEHVADSLVVDSRQIRPGAIFAALPGERVDGARFVTQVVREGAAVVLVPREHPDSASWAEQKVPRIEVADVQTALGHVARAVRLRSRAQVVGVTGSSGKTSTKDMLAAVLSPHRRTVANEKSFNNEVGLPLTLSRISSDTQIAVLEMGTAGAGQIAELCDIALPDVGVVTIVGMSHFEQFGNSQDAIAVEKSALVRALPPEGLAVLNADDERVLAMRLQVACRVLTYGVHNEDADVRATGVRLDADGRPSFTLHLPEGTAPVDLPATGEHMVVNALAAAAVATGLGLTVTEIAQGLASFTLSPGRMQTSERADGVRVIDDSYNANPVSVEAGLRALVASRREGGRAVVVLGEMADLADLADEAHRAIGRLAASLGVDLFVAVGARPELAAAAAREAGLEHTLVLDKPQEVAAALAPLLEPADVVLLKGSRSAGLEVAAQALAGTTPESAPEESGKVGAA; encoded by the coding sequence GTGATCCCCCTCAGCCTCGAGCACATCGCCGTCGCCACCGGCGGGCGGCTCCTCGACGCCGACCCCGAGCACGTCGCCGACAGCCTCGTCGTCGACTCCCGCCAGATCCGGCCCGGCGCGATCTTCGCCGCGCTGCCCGGTGAGCGGGTCGACGGTGCCCGGTTCGTGACCCAGGTCGTCCGCGAGGGTGCCGCCGTGGTGCTGGTTCCGCGCGAGCACCCCGACAGCGCCTCGTGGGCCGAGCAGAAGGTCCCGCGTATCGAGGTCGCCGACGTGCAGACCGCGCTGGGGCACGTCGCCCGCGCGGTGCGGCTGCGCTCGCGCGCCCAGGTCGTGGGGGTCACCGGTTCCTCGGGCAAGACCAGCACCAAGGACATGCTGGCGGCGGTGCTGTCCCCGCACCGGCGCACCGTGGCCAACGAGAAGTCGTTCAACAACGAGGTCGGGCTGCCGCTGACGCTCTCGCGGATCTCGTCCGACACCCAGATCGCGGTGCTCGAGATGGGCACCGCCGGCGCCGGCCAGATCGCCGAGCTGTGCGACATCGCGCTGCCCGACGTCGGGGTCGTGACCATCGTCGGGATGTCGCACTTCGAGCAGTTCGGCAACTCCCAGGACGCGATCGCGGTGGAGAAGTCCGCGCTGGTGCGCGCCCTGCCGCCGGAGGGTCTCGCGGTGCTGAACGCCGACGACGAGCGGGTTCTCGCGATGCGCCTGCAGGTGGCGTGCCGGGTGCTGACCTACGGCGTGCACAACGAGGACGCGGACGTGCGGGCGACGGGCGTGCGCCTCGACGCCGACGGCCGCCCCTCGTTCACCCTGCATCTGCCCGAGGGCACCGCCCCCGTCGACCTCCCGGCCACCGGTGAGCACATGGTGGTGAACGCGCTGGCCGCGGCCGCCGTCGCCACCGGGCTCGGTCTCACGGTCACCGAGATCGCGCAGGGCCTGGCCAGTTTCACCCTGTCGCCGGGCCGGATGCAGACCAGCGAGCGGGCCGACGGCGTGCGCGTGATCGACGACAGCTACAACGCCAACCCGGTGTCGGTGGAGGCCGGCCTGCGGGCCCTGGTCGCCTCCCGTCGCGAGGGTGGACGTGCGGTCGTGGTGCTGGGCGAGATGGCGGACCTGGCCGATCTGGCCGACGAGGCGCACCGGGCGATCGGCCGGCTGGCCGCCTCCCTGGGCGTGGACCTGTTCGTCGCGGTCGGTGCCCGGCCCGAGCTCGCCGCGGCCGCCGCCCGGGAGGCCGGCCTGGAGCACACCCTGGTGCTGGACAAGCCGCAGGAGGTCGCCGCCGCGCTGGCCCCGCTGCTCGAGCCCGCCGACGTGGTGCTGCTCAAGGGCAGTCGCTCGGCCGGTCTCGAGGTCGCGGCCCAGGCACTGGCGGGGACCACGCCGGAATCGGCCCCGGAGGAGTCCGGGAAGGTCGGCGCCGCGTGA
- a CDS encoding IclR family transcriptional regulator, translating to MVTDGRPEAPLQTLSRGISALEVLAAADEPLSIGELASRLGLHRSITYRIVRTLEGHGLVARDAAGDLTLGAGLATLARNVSRDLQTAVLPELTAIANEFGMTAFVTLLDAQEVVTLVSVEPRAAVATVAQRPGTRHALDRGAPGRATRRLVAREPGELPYETSHDEVTRGLSSVAVPLDVPGQPPAAIAVVYLTGGVAEVDVIGTRLAEAAEVIRRDF from the coding sequence TTGGTGACGGACGGCAGGCCGGAGGCCCCTTTACAGACCCTTTCGCGGGGGATCAGCGCCCTCGAGGTGCTGGCCGCGGCCGACGAGCCCCTGTCCATCGGTGAGCTGGCGAGCCGGCTCGGGCTGCACCGCTCGATCACCTACCGCATCGTGCGCACGCTCGAGGGGCACGGCCTGGTGGCCCGTGACGCGGCGGGCGACCTGACCCTCGGCGCCGGTCTGGCCACGCTGGCGCGCAACGTCTCCCGCGACCTGCAGACCGCGGTGCTGCCCGAGCTGACCGCCATCGCCAACGAGTTCGGGATGACCGCGTTCGTCACCCTTCTCGACGCGCAGGAGGTGGTCACCCTGGTCAGCGTCGAGCCCCGGGCGGCGGTGGCCACGGTCGCCCAGCGCCCCGGCACCCGTCACGCGCTCGACCGCGGGGCTCCCGGCCGGGCGACCCGGCGTCTGGTCGCCCGGGAGCCGGGGGAGCTGCCCTACGAGACCAGCCACGACGAGGTGACGCGGGGCCTGTCGTCGGTGGCCGTGCCGCTCGACGTTCCCGGTCAGCCGCCCGCGGCCATCGCCGTGGTCTACCTGACCGGTGGTGTCGCCGAGGTCGACGTGATCGGTACCCGTCTGGCCGAGGCGGCCGAGGTCATCCGCCGCGACTTCTGA
- a CDS encoding response regulator, with the protein MVRTGFAMILGAHPDIEVVAECADGVEALEAARRLRPDVVMVDIQMPGLDGLEVTRLLAGPDAPDPMRVVVVTTFGDDAFVDTALDNGALGFLLKDAGPALLIEAVRAAAAGDALISPSLTLRLLQRRQSGPATAPPGPNTPHETVLSDREMQIVRLAARGLTNTEIGDELFLALGTVKSHLANVQAKLGLSNRVQIAAWAWEHGQVR; encoded by the coding sequence ATGGTGCGCACCGGTTTCGCGATGATCCTCGGCGCGCATCCGGACATCGAGGTGGTCGCCGAGTGCGCCGACGGGGTCGAGGCCCTCGAGGCCGCGCGCCGGCTGCGGCCCGACGTGGTGATGGTCGACATCCAGATGCCCGGGCTCGACGGCCTGGAGGTCACCCGCCTGCTGGCCGGCCCGGACGCGCCCGACCCGATGCGCGTCGTGGTGGTCACGACGTTCGGCGACGACGCGTTCGTCGACACCGCCCTCGACAACGGCGCCCTCGGATTCCTGCTCAAGGACGCTGGGCCGGCCCTGCTGATCGAGGCGGTGCGTGCCGCCGCGGCCGGGGACGCGCTGATCAGCCCCTCGCTCACGCTGAGACTGCTGCAGCGGCGCCAGAGCGGGCCGGCGACCGCCCCGCCCGGCCCGAACACACCGCACGAGACCGTGCTCAGCGACCGCGAGATGCAGATCGTGCGCCTCGCCGCGCGGGGGCTCACCAACACCGAGATCGGTGACGAACTGTTCCTCGCCCTCGGCACGGTCAAGTCGCACCTGGCCAACGTGCAGGCCAAGCTCGGCCTCAGCAACCGGGTCCAGATCGCGGCCTGGGCCTGGGAGCACGGGCAGGTACGCTGA
- a CDS encoding sensor histidine kinase: MDVLIALGAFALTTLPVLAGLVDGHGPLGVIAALGLLTAAPLAFRRRWPRAVTLVVVLALVIGALAEIRFTAWVSNAGPALGVAVFTLAERYPRRASAWMAAAAIGAVTTSEIVGYVVHPGTDQNAVHLLIGPAGWLLGRALRTRREVEAQLRAERARREAEAERRIRVEERLRVSADVHDIVSHALALIAVRAGVARMVLQQRPGEARSALSAIEGASRTALDELRAVLRDESLGGAGPSRPSLADVRPLVESTRRDGLPVDLVFPDDLGASPLVEESAYRITQEALTNVVRHAGAVATRVELSGDGRILVIDVLNGRGLPGDGSPGSGLGLAGMRRRVELHGGSLETGATHDGGFRVKATLPASGTAEEGVRTARERERTAGQPTGTTDERETTAGGRERTTGQPTGTTDERETTARERERTTGAGQGTAGERDVTTDERAGSAQ, translated from the coding sequence GTGGACGTACTCATCGCGCTGGGCGCCTTCGCCCTGACCACCCTGCCGGTCCTGGCCGGGCTCGTCGACGGGCACGGTCCGCTCGGGGTGATCGCCGCGCTGGGGCTGCTCACGGCGGCGCCCCTGGCGTTCCGGCGCCGGTGGCCCCGGGCGGTGACCCTCGTGGTCGTCCTGGCCCTGGTGATCGGCGCGCTGGCCGAGATCCGGTTCACGGCGTGGGTCAGCAACGCCGGGCCGGCGCTGGGCGTCGCCGTGTTCACCCTGGCCGAGCGCTACCCGCGCCGGGCCTCGGCCTGGATGGCAGCGGCGGCCATCGGGGCGGTCACCACGAGCGAGATCGTGGGCTACGTGGTGCATCCCGGCACCGACCAGAACGCCGTGCACCTGCTCATCGGGCCGGCCGGATGGCTGCTGGGGCGGGCGCTGCGCACCCGACGCGAGGTCGAGGCCCAGCTACGGGCCGAGCGGGCCCGGCGGGAGGCCGAGGCCGAGCGGCGCATCCGGGTCGAAGAACGGCTCCGGGTCTCGGCCGACGTTCACGACATCGTCTCGCACGCCCTGGCCCTGATCGCCGTGCGGGCGGGGGTCGCGCGGATGGTGCTGCAGCAGCGTCCCGGCGAGGCCCGCTCCGCGCTCTCCGCGATCGAGGGGGCCAGCCGTACCGCGCTCGATGAGCTGCGTGCCGTGCTCCGCGACGAGTCCCTCGGCGGTGCCGGGCCCTCGCGGCCGTCGCTCGCCGACGTGCGTCCGCTGGTCGAGTCCACGCGACGCGACGGGCTGCCCGTCGACCTGGTGTTTCCCGACGATCTCGGGGCCTCTCCCCTGGTCGAGGAGTCGGCGTACCGCATCACCCAGGAAGCACTCACCAACGTGGTGCGGCACGCGGGTGCGGTGGCCACCCGGGTCGAGCTGTCCGGCGACGGGCGGATCCTGGTGATCGACGTGCTGAACGGCCGGGGGCTGCCGGGCGACGGCTCGCCGGGCAGCGGGCTGGGGCTGGCCGGGATGCGGCGGCGGGTGGAACTCCACGGTGGTTCGCTCGAGACCGGGGCCACCCACGACGGTGGCTTCCGGGTGAAGGCGACCCTGCCGGCCTCCGGAACCGCTGAGGAAGGCGTGAGAACCGCGCGCGAGCGCGAGAGAACCGCCGGCCAGCCCACGGGAACCACCGACGAGCGCGAGACAACCGCAGGCGGGCGCGAGAGAACCACCGGCCAGCCCACAGGAACCACCGACGAGCGCGAGACAACCGCGCGCGAGCGCGAGAGAACCACCGGCGCGGGCCAGGGCACCGCGGGCGAGCGCGACGTCACCACAGACGAGCGAGCGGGATCGGCCCAATGA
- a CDS encoding D-alanine--D-alanine ligase family protein — MGKSSRKIAVLFGGPGPEHEVSLGSAGSVLAELDVLGWDVLAVGIGKDGRWFTGPGSRDLLITLADPEKLPLGVAASTEPAGPRTTTYPEPPPRSAFEGYDLVLPLCHGRWGEDGTLQGLLATYGLKVIGCGVTSSAVCFDKQVTKAVLTAAGIPVTPGVAVRRRAWTQDPEETGRVLAKQIGAGPWFVKPNRSGSSIGVTAVERAADLPAAIDEALHWDDVALVEEFVPHRELLLGVVGTGEALTVSPPLEAIQAGEFLDYTEKYRGGQLRFDPPAGVGPEVIERARQLATEAFEALGCEVFARVDLFLDTRDGSLLVNEVNTIPGMTAQSAFAQLMAQTGLPFGALLETLHQLTEEAQ, encoded by the coding sequence ATGGGAAAGAGCTCACGCAAGATCGCCGTCCTCTTCGGCGGTCCTGGTCCCGAGCACGAGGTCAGCCTCGGTAGCGCCGGGTCGGTCCTGGCCGAGCTCGACGTCCTCGGCTGGGACGTGCTCGCCGTCGGCATCGGCAAGGACGGCCGCTGGTTCACCGGCCCGGGGTCGCGCGACCTGCTCATCACACTCGCGGACCCGGAGAAGCTGCCGCTCGGGGTCGCGGCCTCCACCGAGCCCGCCGGGCCGCGCACCACCACGTACCCGGAACCCCCGCCCCGCAGCGCGTTCGAGGGCTACGACCTGGTGCTGCCCCTGTGCCACGGCCGCTGGGGCGAGGACGGGACCCTGCAGGGACTGCTCGCCACCTACGGCCTGAAGGTCATCGGCTGCGGTGTCACCTCCTCGGCCGTCTGCTTCGACAAGCAGGTCACCAAGGCCGTGCTGACGGCCGCCGGCATCCCGGTCACGCCGGGCGTCGCGGTGCGCCGCCGCGCCTGGACGCAGGACCCGGAGGAGACCGGCCGCGTGCTGGCCAAGCAGATCGGTGCCGGCCCCTGGTTCGTCAAGCCCAACCGCAGCGGCTCGAGCATCGGCGTCACCGCGGTCGAGCGCGCCGCCGATCTGCCCGCCGCCATCGACGAGGCCCTGCACTGGGACGACGTGGCCCTGGTGGAGGAGTTCGTGCCGCATCGCGAACTACTGCTCGGCGTCGTCGGCACCGGCGAGGCGCTGACGGTCTCGCCTCCGCTGGAGGCCATCCAGGCCGGCGAGTTCCTCGACTACACGGAGAAGTACCGCGGCGGGCAGTTGCGGTTCGACCCGCCCGCCGGGGTCGGCCCCGAGGTGATCGAGCGCGCGCGTCAGCTGGCCACCGAGGCGTTCGAGGCGCTCGGCTGCGAGGTGTTCGCCCGCGTCGACCTGTTCCTCGACACCCGCGACGGCAGCCTGCTGGTCAACGAGGTCAACACCATCCCGGGGATGACCGCCCAGAGCGCCTTCGCCCAGCTCATGGCCCAGACCGGGCTTCCCTTCGGCGCCCTGCTCGAAACCCTTCACCAGCTCACGGAAGAAGCCCAGTGA
- a CDS encoding FAD-dependent monooxygenase, with translation MQFHDHGYVSGDPRVEPAHRDPRPERLPDEVDVLIVGAGPAGLAAFAQLAQFPDVTTRLIERRPGRLEIGQADGLQARSIESFQAFGFANRLIEEAYRIYSMAFWRPDPAEPTRITRTKLVPDDPSGISEFPHLILNQARVLDYFAEFAANSPARAVPDYGVEFAGLEVLDGAVLVTVLDQGVERTVRARYVLGCDGARSQVRESIGRKLVGQAALHAWGVMDVLADTDFPDYRTKCAIQSHDGGNILLIPREGGYLTRFYVDLGEVAEDDDGRVRHTPLAEIVARANRILGPYTLDVKNVPWWSVYEVGHRLTDAFHDDDRDPRVFITGDACHTHSAKAGQGMNVSIQDGWNIAWKLGHVLDGRARPELLRTYSAERQVVAQNLITFDKEWSTLMATPAEQMPDPDYLEDFYVKTFEFPAGFMTRYEPSPLIAEDTHQELATGYPIGKRFRSELVHRVSDTTPVHLGHHARADGRWRVYVFADASAPDSGPVTDLAGRLEDLNPAWFDLKVIYQQRFGEVDLRRVPGVFLPRGGPFGLTDWERVYATGEEHDIFDDRGISRDGAIVVVRPDQYVAHVLPLNDFDALSAFFAGIFV, from the coding sequence ATGCAGTTCCACGACCACGGGTACGTCTCCGGTGACCCCCGGGTCGAGCCCGCTCATCGAGATCCCCGGCCGGAGCGGCTTCCCGACGAGGTCGACGTGCTGATCGTCGGCGCCGGGCCGGCCGGGCTGGCCGCGTTCGCCCAGCTCGCGCAGTTCCCGGACGTCACCACCCGCCTGATCGAACGCCGCCCCGGGCGACTTGAGATCGGTCAGGCCGACGGGCTCCAGGCGCGCAGCATCGAATCGTTCCAGGCCTTCGGTTTCGCGAACCGGCTGATCGAGGAGGCCTACCGGATCTACTCGATGGCGTTCTGGCGGCCCGACCCGGCCGAGCCGACCCGGATCACCCGCACCAAGCTGGTGCCCGACGACCCGTCCGGCATCAGCGAGTTCCCGCACCTCATCCTCAATCAGGCCCGGGTGCTGGACTACTTCGCCGAGTTCGCCGCCAACTCCCCCGCCCGGGCCGTGCCCGACTACGGGGTCGAGTTCGCCGGGCTCGAGGTGCTCGACGGCGCCGTGCTCGTCACGGTTCTCGACCAGGGCGTCGAGCGGACGGTCCGGGCGAGGTACGTGCTGGGCTGCGACGGCGCCCGCAGCCAGGTGCGCGAGTCGATCGGCCGCAAGCTCGTCGGCCAGGCCGCCCTGCACGCCTGGGGTGTCATGGATGTGCTGGCGGACACCGACTTTCCCGACTACCGCACCAAGTGCGCGATCCAGTCGCACGACGGCGGCAACATCCTGCTCATCCCCCGCGAGGGCGGCTACCTGACGCGGTTCTACGTGGACCTGGGCGAGGTGGCCGAGGACGACGACGGCCGGGTGCGGCACACGCCGCTCGCCGAGATCGTGGCGCGCGCCAACCGGATTCTCGGCCCGTACACGCTGGACGTGAAAAACGTCCCCTGGTGGAGCGTCTACGAGGTCGGGCACCGGCTGACCGACGCGTTCCACGACGACGACCGGGACCCGAGGGTCTTCATCACCGGCGACGCCTGCCACACGCACAGCGCGAAAGCCGGTCAGGGCATGAACGTCTCGATCCAGGACGGCTGGAACATCGCCTGGAAGCTCGGCCACGTGCTCGACGGCCGGGCCCGCCCGGAGCTGCTGCGCACCTACAGCGCCGAGCGGCAGGTGGTGGCGCAGAACCTCATCACGTTCGACAAGGAGTGGTCGACACTGATGGCCACACCCGCCGAGCAGATGCCCGACCCGGACTACCTCGAGGACTTCTACGTCAAGACCTTCGAGTTCCCTGCCGGTTTCATGACGCGGTACGAGCCGTCGCCGCTGATCGCCGAGGACACGCACCAGGAGCTGGCCACCGGGTACCCGATCGGCAAGCGCTTCAGGTCCGAGCTCGTGCACCGGGTCAGCGACACCACCCCCGTGCATCTGGGGCATCACGCCCGGGCCGACGGGCGCTGGCGGGTCTACGTGTTCGCGGACGCGTCGGCACCGGACAGCGGTCCGGTCACCGATCTCGCGGGCCGGCTGGAAGACCTGAATCCGGCCTGGTTCGATCTCAAAGTGATCTACCAGCAACGTTTCGGCGAGGTCGACCTGCGCCGGGTGCCCGGCGTGTTCCTGCCCAGGGGCGGGCCGTTCGGGCTCACCGACTGGGAGCGGGTGTATGCGACCGGCGAGGAGCACGACATCTTCGACGACCGCGGGATCAGCCGCGACGGCGCGATCGTGGTGGTCCGGCCCGACCAGTACGTGGCCCATGTGCTGCCGCTGAACGACTTCGACGCCCTCAGCGCGTTCTTCGCCGGAATCTTCGTCTGA
- a CDS encoding response regulator, with protein MISVMLVDDEALIRAGLRVLIEASEGFTCVGEAADGATAVRQCRALRPDVVLMDIRMPGMDGLEATRHISADASLLTRVLIVTTFGEDPHVFAALRSGASGFVLKDTPPEDLLTAVEVVAAGESLLSPSVTTGLIKAFVAIPDTRARPWRRAKPDGRLAHLTDREREILLRVAAGLSNTEIAAVLTVSLNTVKTHVSRLLTKLGCRDRAQLVVVAYECGLVVAGQ; from the coding sequence ATGATCTCGGTGATGCTGGTCGACGACGAGGCGCTGATCCGGGCGGGTCTTCGTGTGCTCATCGAGGCCTCGGAGGGATTCACGTGCGTGGGTGAAGCCGCTGACGGCGCCACCGCGGTGCGGCAGTGCCGGGCGCTGCGGCCCGACGTCGTGCTCATGGACATCCGCATGCCGGGCATGGACGGCCTCGAGGCGACGCGGCACATCAGCGCCGACGCGTCCCTGCTCACGCGGGTGCTGATCGTGACGACGTTCGGCGAGGATCCCCATGTCTTCGCCGCGCTTCGCAGCGGGGCCAGCGGTTTCGTGCTCAAGGACACCCCGCCCGAAGACCTGCTCACCGCCGTCGAGGTGGTCGCGGCCGGTGAGTCGCTGCTGTCGCCCTCGGTCACGACCGGGCTGATCAAGGCGTTCGTGGCCATCCCCGACACGAGGGCCCGTCCCTGGCGCCGGGCGAAGCCCGACGGCCGGCTCGCCCACCTCACCGACCGCGAGCGGGAGATCCTGCTGCGGGTGGCCGCGGGGCTGTCGAACACCGAGATCGCAGCGGTGCTGACGGTGAGCCTGAACACCGTGAAGACCCATGTGAGCAGGCTTTTGACCAAGCTGGGGTGCCGTGACCGGGCTCAGCTGGTGGTGGTGGCCTACGAGTGTGGGCTCGTGGTCGCCGGGCAGTGA
- a CDS encoding DUF6308 family protein has translation MAALSIPWPLHPGHEPVASSLLRAYFETGGTGVPHYAGAAFETLGGSDPDPFRFTPTDLAAVTLLSVTVPAPATIAILEPDAGSLAALLAAIPVALPLVDADDDLLTADRSALVRLWRALRAYPGIGRTVASKLMARKRPSLVPMWDAVVAREFGLRESGGYWWAMRDALRRDDLWRRAGDLVAENGLEQRVSPLRAVDVVTWMHGRDPAASLRAASVAGLGVPDQRRPDEVRVPG, from the coding sequence ATGGCGGCGCTGTCGATTCCCTGGCCCCTGCATCCCGGCCACGAGCCGGTCGCCTCGTCGCTGCTGCGGGCCTACTTCGAGACCGGCGGCACGGGCGTCCCGCACTACGCCGGGGCCGCGTTCGAGACGCTCGGCGGATCCGACCCCGATCCGTTCCGCTTCACCCCGACCGATCTCGCGGCCGTCACGCTGCTGTCCGTCACGGTGCCCGCGCCCGCCACGATCGCCATTCTCGAGCCCGACGCCGGTTCCCTCGCCGCCCTCCTGGCCGCGATTCCGGTCGCCCTCCCGCTGGTCGACGCGGACGACGACCTGCTCACCGCTGACCGTTCCGCGCTCGTGCGCCTGTGGCGCGCCCTGCGCGCCTATCCCGGCATCGGGCGCACGGTGGCCAGCAAGCTGATGGCGCGCAAACGTCCGTCCCTGGTGCCGATGTGGGACGCGGTGGTCGCCCGCGAGTTCGGGCTGCGGGAGAGCGGCGGGTACTGGTGGGCGATGCGCGATGCGCTGCGCCGGGACGACCTGTGGCGCCGGGCCGGTGACCTGGTCGCCGAGAACGGCCTGGAGCAGCGGGTTTCACCGTTGCGGGCGGTCGACGTGGTGACCTGGATGCACGGCCGCGACCCGGCGGCCAGCCTGCGGGCGGCGAGCGTGGCAGGGCTGGGGGTTCCGGATCAGCGGCGTCCGGACGAGGTCAGGGTACCGGGCTGA
- a CDS encoding threonine ammonia-lyase: protein MSTETPGPVRTPVTHLPGGRWKSLAVKDETRQKSGAFKYRGTSHRVAGLPRGTRLVAASTGNHASGLAAASAEAGHRLTVYVPGTTPRVKLDRITGAGAEPVLIEGGYDDCELAARQAAQETGALFVHSFDDDLVIDGHRSLFRECEEQFGLPDVVFVPVGGGGLVTAALREWGGRVRVVGVEYDGAPALERSLSDKERVTLDSATGMPEGLLVRRIGRIAFDTATEHALEVLTVSDADLQVSMRKLWSDAGIRAEGAGAAALAAALHRGIPEHRALCVVSGGNIDEATWRHWVEGPTLDRADAS, encoded by the coding sequence GTGAGCACCGAAACGCCCGGCCCGGTCCGGACTCCCGTCACCCACCTGCCGGGCGGCCGCTGGAAGAGCCTCGCGGTCAAGGACGAGACCCGGCAGAAGTCGGGTGCTTTCAAGTACCGGGGCACCAGCCACCGGGTGGCCGGGCTGCCCCGCGGCACCCGGCTCGTGGCGGCCTCGACCGGCAACCACGCCTCCGGCCTGGCGGCGGCCTCGGCCGAGGCCGGGCACCGGCTGACCGTGTACGTGCCCGGCACCACCCCCCGCGTCAAGCTCGACCGGATCACCGGCGCGGGCGCCGAACCGGTGCTGATCGAGGGCGGTTACGACGACTGCGAGCTCGCCGCGCGGCAGGCCGCGCAGGAGACCGGCGCGCTGTTCGTGCACAGCTTCGACGACGACCTGGTCATCGACGGGCACCGCAGCCTGTTCCGGGAGTGCGAGGAGCAGTTCGGCCTGCCGGACGTGGTTTTCGTGCCGGTCGGCGGCGGCGGGCTGGTGACGGCGGCGCTGCGCGAGTGGGGCGGCCGGGTGCGGGTGGTCGGCGTCGAGTACGACGGCGCACCGGCCCTGGAGCGCTCGCTGAGCGACAAGGAACGCGTCACCCTCGACAGCGCGACCGGTATGCCCGAGGGCCTGCTGGTGCGCCGGATCGGCCGGATCGCGTTCGACACCGCCACCGAGCACGCCCTCGAGGTGCTCACCGTCTCGGACGCCGACCTGCAGGTGTCGATGCGCAAGCTCTGGAGCGACGCGGGGATCCGGGCCGAGGGCGCCGGGGCCGCGGCCCTGGCCGCCGCGCTGCACCGGGGCATCCCGGAACACCGCGCCCTGTGCGTGGTCTCCGGCGGCAACATCGACGAGGCCACCTGGCGGCACTGGGTGGAAGGTCCCACCCTCGACCGCGCCGACGCCTCGTAG